One Archocentrus centrarchus isolate MPI-CPG fArcCen1 chromosome 14, fArcCen1, whole genome shotgun sequence DNA window includes the following coding sequences:
- the LOC115791694 gene encoding flotillin-2a isoform X2, which produces MGNCHTVGPNEALVVSGGCCGSDQKTYVVGGWAWGWWLISDIQRMSLEVMTILCRCENIETSEGVPLDVTGVAQVKVMTEKELLGYACEQFLGKSVTEIKSVILQTLEGHLRAILGTLTVEQIYQDRDKFASLVREVAAPDVGRMGIEILSFTIKDVYDKVDYLSSLGKTQTAAVQRDADIGVAEAERDAGIREAECKKEMMDVKFIADTKMADSKRELEMQKASFNQEVNTKKAEAQLAYELQAAKEQQKIRLEEIEIEVVQRKKQIKIEEKEIERTEKELIATVKRPAEAEAYKMQQLAEGQKMKKVLTAQAEAEKIRCIGEAEAASIEAVGKAEAEKMRLKAEAYQQYGDAAKTALVLEALPKIAGKVAAPLSKTNEIVILSGEGSRVTGEVNRLLAELPVSVNALTGVDLTKIPLLQKMTTPQSQAAF; this is translated from the exons ATGGGAAACTGTCACACCGTTGGACCGAACGAGGCCCTGGTGGTTTCAG GTGGCTGCTGTGGCTCAGATCAGAAGACGTATGTCGTAGGAGGCTGGGCTTGGGGCTGGTGGCTCATCTCTGACATCCAGAG AATGTCTCTGGAGGTTATGACCATCCTCTGTCGCTGTGAGAATATCGAAACCTCGGAGGGTGTACCCCTGGATGTGACAGGGGTGGCTCAG GTGAAAGTGATGACTGAGAAGGAACTGCTGGGTTATGCCTGTGAACAGTTCCTGGGAAAATCGGTCACGGAGATCAAGAGTGTCATCCTGCAGACCCTAGAGGGTCACCTGCGTGCTATCCTCG GCACCCTAACTGTTGAGCAGATTTACCAAGACAGAGACAAATTTGCCTCCCTGGTACGAGAGGTGGCAGCACCTGATGTTGGCCGCATGGGTATCGAGATCCTCAGCTTCACCATCAAG GATGTATATGATAAAGTGGACTATCTGAGCTCACTGGGCAAAACTCAGACAGCTGCAGTACAGAGGGATGCAGACATTGGAGtggcagaggcagagagagatgcGGGCATCAGA GAAGCTGAGTGTAAGAAAGAAATGATGGATGTCAAGTTCATCGCAGACACCAAAATGGCCGACTCCAAAAGAGAGCTGGAGATGCAGAAAGCTTCATTCAACCAGGAAGTGAACACAAAG AAAGCCGAGGCTCAGCTGGCGTACGAGCTGCAAGCGGCcaaagagcagcagaagatcCGTCTGGAGGAGATAGAAATTGAGGTGGTGCAGAGGAAGAAGCAGATCAAAATTGAGGAAAAGGAGATTGAACGCACTGAAAAGGAGCTCATTGCCACTGTGAAAAGACCTGCTGAGGCAGAAGCCTACAAGATGCAGCAGCTGGCTGAAGGCCAGAA GATGAAGAAGGTGCTGACAGCACAGGCAGAGGCTGAGAAGATCCGCTGTATCGGTGAGGCAGAGGCTGCCTCCATTGAAGCTGTGGGGAAGGCGGAGGCTGAGAAGATGAGGCTGAAGGCTGAAGCTTACCAGCAGTACGGCGATGCTGCCAAGACTGCACTAGTCCTGGAGGCTCTACCCAAG ATTGCTGGTAAAGTGGCTGCGCCTCTGTCCAAGACCAATGAGATTGTCATCCTGAGTGGAGAAGGCAGCCGTGTGACTGGAGAGGTGAACCGTCTATTGGCTGAACTCCCCGTCTCTGTCAACGCCCTCACTGGGGTGGATCTCACCAAG
- the LOC115791694 gene encoding flotillin-2a isoform X1 translates to MGNCHTVGPNEALVVSGGCCGSDQKTYVVGGWAWGWWLISDIQRLTLEIMTLQPKCEDVETAEGVAITVTGVAQVKVMTEKELLGYACEQFLGKSVTEIKSVILQTLEGHLRAILGTLTVEQIYQDRDKFASLVREVAAPDVGRMGIEILSFTIKDVYDKVDYLSSLGKTQTAAVQRDADIGVAEAERDAGIREAECKKEMMDVKFIADTKMADSKRELEMQKASFNQEVNTKKAEAQLAYELQAAKEQQKIRLEEIEIEVVQRKKQIKIEEKEIERTEKELIATVKRPAEAEAYKMQQLAEGQKMKKVLTAQAEAEKIRCIGEAEAASIEAVGKAEAEKMRLKAEAYQQYGDAAKTALVLEALPKIAGKVAAPLSKTNEIVILSGEGSRVTGEVNRLLAELPVSVNALTGVDLTKIPLLQKMTTPQSQAAF, encoded by the exons ATGGGAAACTGTCACACCGTTGGACCGAACGAGGCCCTGGTGGTTTCAG GTGGCTGCTGTGGCTCAGATCAGAAGACGTATGTCGTAGGAGGCTGGGCTTGGGGCTGGTGGCTCATCTCTGACATCCAGAG GCTAACGCTTGAGATTATGACCCTGCAGCCCAAGTGTGAGGATGTAGAGACAGCGGAGGGTGTAGCTATTACTGTCACTGGGGTGGCTCAG GTGAAAGTGATGACTGAGAAGGAACTGCTGGGTTATGCCTGTGAACAGTTCCTGGGAAAATCGGTCACGGAGATCAAGAGTGTCATCCTGCAGACCCTAGAGGGTCACCTGCGTGCTATCCTCG GCACCCTAACTGTTGAGCAGATTTACCAAGACAGAGACAAATTTGCCTCCCTGGTACGAGAGGTGGCAGCACCTGATGTTGGCCGCATGGGTATCGAGATCCTCAGCTTCACCATCAAG GATGTATATGATAAAGTGGACTATCTGAGCTCACTGGGCAAAACTCAGACAGCTGCAGTACAGAGGGATGCAGACATTGGAGtggcagaggcagagagagatgcGGGCATCAGA GAAGCTGAGTGTAAGAAAGAAATGATGGATGTCAAGTTCATCGCAGACACCAAAATGGCCGACTCCAAAAGAGAGCTGGAGATGCAGAAAGCTTCATTCAACCAGGAAGTGAACACAAAG AAAGCCGAGGCTCAGCTGGCGTACGAGCTGCAAGCGGCcaaagagcagcagaagatcCGTCTGGAGGAGATAGAAATTGAGGTGGTGCAGAGGAAGAAGCAGATCAAAATTGAGGAAAAGGAGATTGAACGCACTGAAAAGGAGCTCATTGCCACTGTGAAAAGACCTGCTGAGGCAGAAGCCTACAAGATGCAGCAGCTGGCTGAAGGCCAGAA GATGAAGAAGGTGCTGACAGCACAGGCAGAGGCTGAGAAGATCCGCTGTATCGGTGAGGCAGAGGCTGCCTCCATTGAAGCTGTGGGGAAGGCGGAGGCTGAGAAGATGAGGCTGAAGGCTGAAGCTTACCAGCAGTACGGCGATGCTGCCAAGACTGCACTAGTCCTGGAGGCTCTACCCAAG ATTGCTGGTAAAGTGGCTGCGCCTCTGTCCAAGACCAATGAGATTGTCATCCTGAGTGGAGAAGGCAGCCGTGTGACTGGAGAGGTGAACCGTCTATTGGCTGAACTCCCCGTCTCTGTCAACGCCCTCACTGGGGTGGATCTCACCAAG